The following are encoded in a window of Rubellicoccus peritrichatus genomic DNA:
- a CDS encoding class I SAM-dependent methyltransferase has protein sequence MNHPQDHFSSIATAYKDGRITYPEELYGYLAGLCEERECVWDCATGSGQAANDLSKYFAKVIATDISDSLLSHAKNKENIEFRAAPAEDSGITACSVDLITVAQAIHWFEFDAYWGEVERVLKPNGILAYWGYVWPVVDDRIDSLLEQFRENIASYWPEKSQHLQSGYVDVVAPLKRIENPDFSITESWSSAQYLKHLSSWSGTRYHREASMTDPVSDIEEELSLLWGSEIRPVQWPLILKVYQKAE, from the coding sequence ATGAATCATCCACAAGACCATTTTTCCAGTATCGCTACTGCCTACAAGGATGGACGCATCACATATCCTGAAGAGCTATATGGATACTTGGCTGGGCTTTGTGAAGAAAGAGAATGTGTATGGGATTGCGCGACTGGTTCAGGCCAGGCGGCCAATGATTTATCCAAGTATTTTGCCAAAGTCATCGCTACAGATATTAGCGATTCGCTACTTTCCCATGCGAAAAATAAAGAAAATATCGAATTCAGAGCTGCTCCTGCAGAAGACTCTGGAATCACCGCATGCAGTGTTGATTTAATCACAGTAGCACAGGCTATCCATTGGTTTGAATTCGACGCCTATTGGGGTGAAGTAGAGCGCGTTTTGAAACCGAATGGAATATTGGCTTATTGGGGCTATGTCTGGCCGGTGGTAGATGATCGAATCGATTCCCTGCTTGAGCAATTCAGAGAGAATATTGCGAGTTACTGGCCCGAGAAAAGTCAGCATCTTCAAAGTGGGTATGTGGACGTTGTCGCCCCACTTAAAAGAATAGAGAATCCGGATTTCAGCATCACCGAAAGTTGGTCTTCTGCTCAGTATCTGAAACACCTGTCTTCTTGGTCAGGCACACGTTATCATCGCGAGGCATCCATGACCGATCCTGTATCAGATATAGAAGAAGAATTGAGCTTACTCTGGGGCAGTGAGATTCGTCCCGTCCAATGGCCCCTCATTCTCAAAGTCTACCAGAAAGCTGAATGA
- a CDS encoding sulfatase translates to MRPYINIKVLFFLCFVTRVVANTSHPNIVMIIADDLKPSIGAFGDEKAITPNMDKLAANGVVFLNNHCQQAVCGPSRNSVFTGQLPNRNGIWEFGQKLRKVRPNIVTLPQYFKQHGYHAASMGKVYDGRNTDGWSTQDKASWSEPHSWPKGKSVLGKYAGVEAKALVQRLKDEGKWEKSVDAGRQLRAHGFRPSTEAAEVKDTAYADAVIAQSAVNKIEQFASEDKPFFLAVGFSSPHLPFNAPTKYWDLYEREDFSVHTDQKRAKGSPEIAYHNMGELRSYSDIPNQGPIPKDKQAELAHGYYAATSFVDAQIGKVVDAIQTMDIADNTIIVLWGDHGYHLGDHGLWNKHTNFEQATRSPLIIVDPGLSSKDVVVKAPTELTDIYPTLCQLAGLPVPNEKLDGKSLVPLMENPQAPHRGVARSQYRRKKGGKPHMGYSIRSDRYRLTEWIQCEYMNGEFDGDSIAIELYDYQEDSNETINLAADPDQADRSTAMRQTLREAFGLSALEQ, encoded by the coding sequence ATGCGCCCATATATTAATATTAAAGTTCTCTTTTTCCTCTGCTTCGTCACCAGAGTGGTTGCCAATACAAGTCACCCCAATATTGTCATGATCATTGCTGACGATCTGAAGCCCAGCATAGGAGCATTCGGAGACGAAAAGGCAATAACACCAAACATGGACAAGCTTGCTGCTAATGGTGTTGTCTTCCTCAATAATCATTGTCAGCAAGCAGTATGTGGTCCATCTCGCAACAGTGTCTTCACAGGGCAATTGCCCAACCGTAATGGAATTTGGGAATTTGGACAAAAGCTGCGTAAAGTTCGTCCCAACATTGTGACACTGCCACAGTACTTTAAACAACACGGTTACCATGCCGCAAGTATGGGGAAAGTCTATGATGGACGTAACACCGATGGCTGGAGCACTCAGGATAAAGCCTCCTGGAGTGAACCTCACTCTTGGCCAAAGGGAAAAAGCGTTTTAGGGAAATATGCGGGTGTGGAAGCAAAAGCATTGGTCCAGCGTCTCAAAGATGAAGGAAAATGGGAAAAAAGTGTCGATGCTGGTCGGCAGTTAAGGGCACATGGATTTCGCCCTTCAACAGAAGCCGCCGAGGTCAAAGACACCGCTTATGCCGATGCCGTTATAGCCCAATCAGCGGTAAATAAAATAGAGCAGTTTGCATCTGAAGATAAGCCGTTCTTTCTCGCAGTTGGCTTTTCCAGCCCGCACCTGCCTTTCAACGCACCAACGAAATACTGGGATCTCTATGAGCGCGAAGATTTCTCAGTTCACACAGATCAAAAGCGGGCGAAAGGGTCACCGGAAATTGCCTACCACAACATGGGAGAGTTACGCAGTTACAGCGACATCCCAAATCAAGGCCCTATCCCCAAAGACAAACAGGCTGAGCTGGCACATGGATACTATGCTGCAACTTCATTTGTTGACGCGCAAATCGGCAAAGTCGTTGATGCAATCCAAACTATGGATATCGCCGACAATACCATTATCGTTCTCTGGGGTGATCATGGCTATCATTTGGGCGATCATGGTTTGTGGAACAAGCATACGAATTTTGAGCAGGCAACGCGCTCACCTCTCATCATTGTCGATCCAGGTCTTTCCTCAAAGGACGTGGTTGTTAAAGCACCCACAGAATTGACCGACATATATCCGACGCTGTGTCAGCTGGCAGGTCTCCCGGTTCCAAATGAGAAGCTGGACGGAAAAAGCCTTGTGCCATTGATGGAGAATCCACAAGCACCACACCGCGGAGTCGCGCGCAGCCAATACCGACGAAAAAAAGGCGGCAAACCACATATGGGCTATTCCATTCGTTCGGACCGATACCGCCTTACAGAATGGATACAATGTGAGTACATGAATGGAGAATTCGATGGAGACTCAATCGCGATTGAGCTTTATGATTATCAGGAAGATTCAAACGAGACTATCAACCTTGCAGCGGACCCTGACCAGGCAGACAGGTCAACTGCAATGCGGCAAACCTTACGCGAAGCATTCGGACTTTCAGCCTTGGAACAGTAG
- a CDS encoding DUF1800 domain-containing protein — MKNLLKFLSPFRASHILILIIGLCFLSPLFSQERTPVIEGSSSLQNNWWYSSWLGSYSQPEANNNWIYSQGLGWMYAVSTGNNNIWFYHAGFRSWLWTNAATYPFVYHTINGWVYFAVETDFTYYFITRTGQWLLYDRSVMDPALDNLQRTSRFLAQSTLGVDMQTIQSAASKGINVWLEEQFNLPVISIREYIERRHVMSEEGLSSPDTFRQGWWNVVYPAKDMLRHRVALALSEIFVVSDRLDNLEDSPLGMASYYDMLQRNAFGNYRQLLEDVTYHPAMGAYLSHVGNRKADPQTGRFPDENYAREVMQLFTIGLFELNPDGTQRLNASGQPIPTYGNEEITAFARVFTGMNYDIRSELIEIQGNFEEFLEVVKEFEMEGVPPMQFDSPPTLETIPFEAIYGYEMFNYVDPMILFDREHDKEEKRLLNGVALPANQNIQKDISDALDNLFNHPNTGPFISRLLIQRLVKSNPSPAYIKRVADVFANNGKGVRGDMKAIIEAILLDPEAMSLDLLNDPSQGKMREPYFRFVTYLKAFNGQPGGSDYFIDDVGFSEAFLQRPLSSPSVFNFFLPDYSPLGAVSEAGLFAPEFQITNSYTLTEIADVMYGVIVEDFIQELEPEDATRLGIDNWTWSVDLSQEIALVDNPRALLDRLDTLLTYGTLSSSTRQIVESSLTRMSNEGISAEERVRFAIYLIFVSPDFVISH, encoded by the coding sequence ATGAAGAACCTCCTCAAGTTTTTATCCCCATTTCGTGCTAGCCACATTTTGATTTTAATTATTGGTTTGTGCTTTTTGTCGCCACTGTTTTCTCAGGAGAGAACCCCAGTCATCGAAGGCTCGAGTTCGCTTCAGAATAACTGGTGGTATTCCAGTTGGCTTGGCAGTTATTCGCAACCCGAAGCAAACAACAATTGGATTTACAGCCAGGGCTTGGGCTGGATGTATGCTGTGTCAACGGGTAACAACAACATTTGGTTTTATCATGCCGGGTTTCGCTCCTGGTTGTGGACGAATGCAGCTACTTATCCGTTTGTTTACCATACCATCAACGGCTGGGTCTATTTTGCCGTAGAGACAGATTTCACTTATTACTTTATCACGCGAACCGGGCAATGGTTGCTTTATGATCGATCCGTTATGGACCCGGCACTGGATAATCTCCAAAGAACATCGCGCTTTCTTGCTCAATCGACCCTTGGGGTGGATATGCAAACCATACAGAGCGCAGCCAGCAAAGGCATCAACGTGTGGCTGGAGGAGCAGTTCAACCTTCCGGTTATTTCAATTAGAGAATATATTGAGCGGCGTCACGTCATGTCGGAAGAAGGGCTTTCAAGCCCGGATACTTTCCGCCAGGGATGGTGGAATGTTGTTTATCCAGCCAAAGATATGTTGCGCCATCGCGTTGCCCTGGCCTTGAGCGAAATATTTGTTGTCTCCGATCGCCTTGATAACTTGGAAGACAGCCCATTGGGTATGGCGAGTTATTATGATATGCTGCAGCGGAATGCTTTTGGTAACTATCGTCAATTATTGGAGGATGTTACTTATCACCCTGCGATGGGGGCATATCTTAGTCATGTCGGCAACCGAAAAGCGGATCCTCAAACCGGACGTTTCCCCGATGAAAATTATGCACGTGAAGTCATGCAGCTTTTCACAATCGGTCTCTTCGAATTGAACCCGGATGGAACTCAAAGATTGAATGCATCTGGTCAACCGATACCAACTTATGGAAACGAAGAGATCACGGCGTTTGCCCGTGTCTTTACCGGAATGAATTACGATATCCGGAGCGAACTCATAGAGATCCAGGGAAATTTCGAAGAATTCCTTGAGGTCGTTAAGGAATTCGAAATGGAAGGTGTTCCACCAATGCAGTTTGATTCTCCGCCAACCTTGGAAACGATTCCCTTTGAGGCCATCTACGGTTATGAAATGTTCAATTACGTTGACCCCATGATTCTCTTTGATCGTGAACATGATAAGGAGGAAAAACGTTTGCTGAATGGAGTCGCCCTGCCTGCCAATCAGAATATTCAGAAGGATATATCCGATGCACTGGACAATCTCTTTAATCATCCGAATACCGGACCGTTTATCAGTCGTTTGCTCATACAGCGGCTGGTGAAATCCAATCCAAGTCCTGCCTATATCAAACGGGTGGCGGATGTTTTCGCTAACAATGGAAAGGGCGTGCGTGGTGATATGAAAGCCATTATCGAAGCGATCCTGCTCGATCCGGAGGCAATGAGCCTCGATTTGCTTAACGATCCAAGTCAGGGCAAAATGCGGGAGCCTTACTTCCGGTTCGTTACTTATTTAAAAGCGTTCAATGGCCAGCCAGGCGGTAGTGATTACTTCATCGATGATGTTGGGTTTAGTGAAGCTTTTTTGCAAAGACCTCTTTCTTCGCCCAGTGTTTTCAATTTCTTTCTGCCAGACTACAGCCCTCTTGGAGCCGTCTCTGAGGCAGGTTTGTTTGCCCCTGAATTTCAAATTACAAATTCCTATACATTGACGGAAATTGCTGATGTCATGTATGGTGTTATCGTCGAGGATTTTATCCAGGAGCTGGAGCCGGAAGATGCAACTCGCCTTGGTATCGATAACTGGACATGGTCGGTCGATCTGTCACAGGAGATTGCCCTGGTTGATAATCCGAGAGCACTACTTGACCGCCTCGATACGCTGCTGACTTATGGCACACTCTCTTCGAGCACACGACAGATTGTCGAATCCAGCCTAACGCGGATGAGCAATGAAGGTATCTCGGCTGAGGAACGCGTTCGTTTTGCCATCTATTTGATCTTTGTCTCACCCGATTTTGTAATCTCACATTAA
- a CDS encoding carbon-nitrogen hydrolase family protein, whose amino-acid sequence MILLAQEAGLLQLQNIDIVIKASLGKIVLGDKMAVKLAVIQLNANPGQPEENRDKAIRFAQQALDQGAEIILFHEEVIVGYTPNLRDLAEPVDGPTTQAFQKLLQDKDSLIIYGLTERDGENYYISAPVVSATGVIANYRKTHLWWDAEGLRHEPTYYSPGNELVVFEYKNYKYGIMICYDGDFPEMTRAYANLDCSAILWMNNRESRGHSEVKDLSYRNSMIIAASCCCGKDEKGNFNSGGSNITYADGSLLAELWKQEGIVIADVNVEEALSMRKSNPWYQGHRPSLYYNEQVNAAGTLTHQ is encoded by the coding sequence GTGATTTTACTTGCGCAAGAAGCAGGCTTACTTCAGTTACAAAACATAGATATTGTAATCAAAGCGAGTTTAGGAAAAATAGTGTTAGGAGATAAAATGGCAGTAAAATTAGCAGTTATTCAACTAAATGCAAATCCAGGTCAGCCTGAAGAGAACCGGGATAAAGCTATTCGTTTTGCCCAACAGGCTCTCGATCAAGGTGCTGAAATAATTCTTTTTCATGAGGAAGTGATCGTAGGCTACACTCCTAACCTTCGCGATCTCGCTGAACCCGTAGATGGCCCAACGACTCAGGCATTTCAAAAGCTTCTACAGGATAAAGACTCTCTAATTATCTATGGGCTCACTGAACGGGATGGTGAGAATTATTACATTTCTGCGCCAGTTGTTTCCGCAACCGGTGTTATTGCCAATTACCGAAAGACACATCTTTGGTGGGATGCAGAAGGGCTTCGACATGAACCTACTTATTATTCTCCAGGCAATGAACTCGTTGTTTTTGAATACAAAAACTACAAATACGGGATAATGATCTGCTACGATGGAGATTTTCCGGAAATGACTCGTGCTTATGCCAACTTAGATTGCTCTGCAATATTATGGATGAACAACAGAGAGAGTCGCGGACATTCTGAAGTAAAAGATCTCTCTTATCGAAATTCGATGATTATTGCTGCTTCTTGTTGCTGTGGCAAAGATGAGAAAGGCAATTTTAACAGTGGCGGGAGCAACATTACTTATGCCGATGGGAGTCTTCTTGCGGAACTATGGAAGCAGGAAGGAATCGTCATTGCAGACGTTAATGTGGAAGAAGCACTTAGCATGCGAAAAAGCAATCCATGGTATCAAGGCCACAGACCTAGCCTGTATTACAATGAACAAGTAAATGCAGCAGGCACTTTAACGCATCAGTGA
- a CDS encoding RNA polymerase sigma factor produces MTTPKLVEHFFRHEYGRLVAMLSCRVGVQYTEDVEDAVQSALVTALGSWTKSGLPDNPSAWLYRVARNNLMSELRQRTGRRRILDKNFKEGIDTLDREPEVFLEGEICDDMLRMLFVCCDESIPVESQLVLALKTLCGFDVREIALRLFTSEANVYKRLARARSRLREIEFQPGDLSDEQYSSRLPAVNKILYLLFTEGYLSSHAEMAIRRELCGEAIRLATILAGHPIGHAPETFALRALMHLHSARMSARQDTSGGLLLLEEQDRSLWDYREIQVGLEWLGKSAQGDAFSRYHAEAGIAAEHCLAPSLEETRWDRIVECYELLEHVAPSAIHTLNRAVAVSEWRGPEEGLAILKNFEAPGWLSGSYLWSAVLAYLHLRCGNTDAADHYRDTALKSAPTPAVEALLKHRLQI; encoded by the coding sequence TTGACCACGCCCAAACTTGTTGAGCATTTCTTCCGGCACGAATATGGCAGGCTTGTTGCCATGTTGTCGTGCCGGGTAGGAGTGCAATACACCGAGGATGTTGAAGACGCCGTTCAGTCTGCCTTGGTGACGGCGCTTGGAAGTTGGACGAAATCCGGTCTGCCGGATAATCCCTCAGCCTGGCTTTATCGGGTCGCTCGTAACAATTTGATGAGCGAGCTGCGCCAGCGAACCGGACGGCGTCGCATTCTGGATAAGAACTTTAAAGAAGGCATCGACACACTGGATAGGGAACCTGAGGTTTTCCTCGAAGGGGAGATCTGTGACGATATGTTGCGGATGCTCTTTGTCTGCTGCGACGAATCAATTCCTGTGGAGTCACAACTGGTATTGGCGCTCAAGACACTCTGCGGTTTTGATGTTCGGGAGATTGCCCTTCGGTTGTTTACCAGCGAGGCGAACGTCTACAAGCGTCTTGCTCGAGCGCGTAGTCGTTTGCGAGAAATTGAGTTTCAGCCAGGCGATCTCTCGGATGAACAGTATTCTTCACGACTTCCAGCCGTAAATAAAATCCTCTACCTACTATTTACTGAAGGCTACCTTTCTTCTCATGCTGAAATGGCGATTCGCCGTGAACTTTGCGGCGAAGCTATCCGTCTGGCTACGATCCTTGCTGGGCATCCAATCGGTCATGCTCCAGAAACCTTTGCCCTCCGGGCTCTGATGCATTTGCACAGTGCCCGGATGAGTGCCCGGCAGGATACATCTGGTGGATTACTCCTGTTGGAAGAGCAGGACCGATCGCTTTGGGATTACCGGGAGATTCAAGTGGGTTTGGAATGGTTAGGCAAGTCTGCCCAAGGTGATGCCTTTTCTCGTTATCATGCAGAGGCGGGTATTGCAGCGGAACACTGTCTTGCCCCTTCGTTGGAGGAGACGCGTTGGGATAGAATCGTGGAGTGTTACGAATTATTGGAGCATGTTGCGCCTTCGGCCATACATACACTTAACCGGGCTGTAGCGGTGTCAGAGTGGCGAGGCCCCGAGGAGGGGCTTGCGATTCTTAAAAATTTTGAAGCGCCAGGCTGGTTATCAGGTTCTTATCTATGGTCGGCGGTTCTGGCCTATTTGCATCTACGCTGCGGCAACACTGATGCGGCGGATCATTATCGAGATACCGCATTAAAATCAGCACCAACACCTGCGGTAGAAGCCCTTTTGAAGCACAGGCTTCAGATTTAG
- a CDS encoding RNA polymerase sigma factor codes for MMRDHFDEDSFDWTALRDGVLLQRFKKGNNEALREILRRYEEPLIGFLTGYLCDSNLAQDVAQETFLRLIKRPPRRLNPDSLKPWLFRVAKNQAIDAIRKRKRMSPLESQPEPATIQKTEMARSDAEYLMSQLPENLRAVVTLRIYAELTFEEIAKQLSIPLGTALWRMRRSLELMREELERNES; via the coding sequence ATGATGAGAGACCATTTCGATGAGGACAGCTTCGACTGGACAGCTCTGAGGGATGGGGTTTTGCTTCAGCGGTTTAAAAAGGGAAACAATGAAGCGCTTCGTGAAATACTGCGTCGTTATGAGGAACCCTTGATTGGTTTTTTAACGGGCTACCTCTGCGATTCCAATCTTGCCCAGGATGTTGCGCAGGAGACTTTTCTCCGTCTGATAAAGCGTCCACCGAGAAGGCTGAATCCTGATTCATTGAAACCATGGCTGTTTCGTGTCGCGAAAAATCAGGCAATAGATGCAATCAGGAAGCGCAAGCGAATGAGCCCTTTAGAGTCACAGCCTGAGCCAGCAACCATCCAGAAAACGGAGATGGCGCGTAGCGACGCAGAATATTTGATGTCGCAGTTGCCGGAAAACCTGCGGGCTGTGGTCACACTGCGCATCTATGCTGAGCTTACTTTTGAAGAAATCGCAAAACAACTAAGCATCCCCTTGGGTACCGCCCTTTGGCGCATGCGGCGTTCGCTGGAACTGATGCGAGAAGAGTTGGAAAGGAATGAATCATGA
- a CDS encoding SRPBCC family protein has protein sequence MDDPTTMIIVVVVAIIVIFLLFTYLLPAEFAVTRTVKISAPLKKITPYLTNVRLWQEWSPWREKDPNMEMAYSENDTGDGAWFTWESSSQGKGKMVFAKVTEFGVEYEIEFIGKGGPCHGSMEASDEDDEHSYVVWSFHGKSGMNPIARWFGLLMDRMVGPDFEKGLNKLKTITEKADS, from the coding sequence ATGGATGACCCCACAACTATGATCATAGTCGTTGTTGTAGCGATTATAGTTATATTCCTGCTTTTCACCTATTTACTACCAGCTGAATTCGCTGTGACGCGAACGGTGAAAATCTCGGCACCATTAAAAAAGATTACTCCTTATCTGACAAATGTTCGCCTTTGGCAGGAGTGGTCACCCTGGCGCGAAAAAGACCCAAACATGGAAATGGCTTACTCAGAGAATGATACTGGCGACGGTGCCTGGTTCACCTGGGAAAGCAGTTCGCAAGGCAAAGGCAAAATGGTTTTTGCCAAAGTGACCGAGTTCGGCGTCGAATATGAAATCGAGTTTATCGGAAAAGGTGGTCCCTGCCATGGTAGCATGGAGGCGTCTGATGAAGACGATGAGCATTCATACGTCGTCTGGTCATTTCATGGCAAATCCGGCATGAATCCAATTGCTCGCTGGTTCGGTTTGTTAATGGACAGAATGGTCGGCCCTGACTTCGAAAAAGGGCTCAACAAGCTCAAGACCATCACTGAGAAAGCAGACAGTTAA
- a CDS encoding YciI family protein: MSKKKYLCIQRSVGGQCEQPSPAQMEEMYAKFLSWKEKFADNIFDMGGRLEAGGKVVTAESATDGPFVETKEIVGGYMVVEAESYEEAMEVARESPGVLMPGSSIEIREIGNP, translated from the coding sequence ATGTCTAAAAAGAAATATCTATGTATTCAAAGAAGTGTGGGCGGGCAGTGCGAGCAGCCGTCTCCAGCACAAATGGAGGAGATGTATGCCAAGTTCCTCTCCTGGAAAGAGAAGTTTGCTGACAATATATTTGATATGGGCGGACGGTTGGAAGCTGGTGGCAAAGTTGTCACTGCTGAAAGTGCAACCGACGGGCCTTTTGTGGAAACCAAGGAGATTGTTGGTGGTTATATGGTTGTAGAAGCGGAAAGCTATGAAGAAGCCATGGAGGTCGCCCGTGAGAGTCCGGGAGTCCTCATGCCCGGGTCCAGTATTGAGATTCGGGAGATTGGGAATCCTTGA